The following are encoded together in the Roseobacter denitrificans OCh 114 genome:
- a CDS encoding flagellar motor switch protein FliG — protein sequence MTEMVPIGSFPALPGSPASAPVPLSRKAKAAIVVRLLINEGADIPLEDLPEELQARLTQQMGSMRTVDRTTLASVVDEFAQELESIGLSFTGGIAGALDALEGKISKQTADRLRKEAGVRRYGNPWERLRELGTEKLLPVLQNESTEVAAVLLSKLDVKRAAELLGKLPGPEARRITYAVSLTSAVTPDAVDRIGLSLAAQLDAEPVRAFDNGPVERVGAILNSTTTVTRDDVLEGLDETDAGFAEMVRRAIFTFANIPQRIAARDIPRVVRALDQEALVTALAGAEAAGMQASAEFILENMSGRMADQLREEVQERETVKSADMEEASALIVQAIRELEASGDLLLIVEEGEPE from the coding sequence ATGACTGAAATGGTGCCCATTGGTTCTTTTCCCGCACTGCCCGGCAGCCCGGCATCCGCGCCCGTACCGCTGAGCCGCAAGGCAAAAGCTGCAATTGTCGTGCGTCTGTTGATCAACGAAGGCGCTGATATCCCGCTGGAGGATCTGCCGGAGGAGTTGCAGGCGCGGCTGACGCAGCAAATGGGATCCATGCGCACGGTCGACCGCACGACGCTGGCCAGTGTCGTGGATGAATTCGCACAAGAGCTGGAGAGTATCGGTCTGTCCTTCACCGGCGGCATCGCCGGGGCGCTCGATGCGCTGGAGGGCAAGATATCCAAGCAGACGGCGGATCGTTTGCGCAAGGAGGCCGGCGTGCGCCGATATGGCAACCCCTGGGAGCGTTTGCGCGAACTCGGCACCGAGAAACTGCTGCCGGTGCTGCAAAATGAAAGTACCGAAGTCGCGGCGGTACTTTTGTCCAAACTGGATGTGAAACGTGCCGCGGAACTGCTTGGCAAACTGCCCGGCCCGGAGGCACGGCGCATTACCTATGCGGTTTCCCTCACAAGTGCTGTAACCCCGGATGCGGTGGACCGTATTGGTCTGTCACTCGCCGCCCAGCTTGATGCGGAACCCGTGCGCGCCTTTGACAATGGCCCTGTTGAGCGGGTCGGCGCGATCCTGAATTCAACAACGACCGTCACCCGTGATGATGTTCTCGAAGGTCTGGATGAAACGGATGCGGGCTTTGCGGAAATGGTGCGGCGTGCCATCTTTACCTTTGCAAACATCCCGCAAAGAATTGCCGCACGTGACATCCCGCGCGTTGTGCGCGCACTGGATCAGGAAGCACTTGTGACCGCGCTGGCCGGGGCAGAAGCTGCAGGGATGCAAGCCTCCGCAGAGTTTATCCTCGAAAACATGTCCGGACGGATGGCCGATCAACTGAGGGAAGAAGTACAAGAACGCGAAACGGTCAAATCCGCCGATATGGAAGAAGCCTCGGCGCTCATCGTTCAGGCCATTCGCGAGTTGGAAGCGTCAGGCGACCTGTTGCTAATTGTGGAAGAGGGTGAACCTGAGTAA